A section of the Methanomassiliicoccales archaeon genome encodes:
- a CDS encoding preprotein translocase subunit Sec61beta yields MAKDKKTGGFQSAAGLIRYFDNEDEKALKISPVVVIALCAITIAIVVVATALFPT; encoded by the coding sequence ATGGCGAAGGATAAGAAGACCGGGGGTTTCCAGTCCGCTGCAGGCCTGATAAGGTACTTTGACAATGAGGACGAAAAGGCCCTGAAGATCAGTCCCGTTGTGGTCATCGCCTTGTGCGCCATCACAATAGCCATTGTGGTCGTGGCTACGGCCTTGTTCCCGACCTGA
- a CDS encoding cation:proton antiporter — MAQDFIQTVLFQLFMIIVLVEVAKMICNRVKVPTVIGEIMVGIVIANTFLYEFINLGSDTEVFEVLKELGVIFLLFTVGLETPFSTIRKVGKTAILVAVFGVILPFFVGYVLMVGLGYGTVEALFVGAAMVATSVGITARVIKDMNLMHAIESRVIIGAAVIDDILGMIVLAVVVGIAGGGALDIVQVGVVSFEAVLFVLAVIFIGSLLLPKVMKKRNEKKATQVCTAERRTRGISPLPLALIICFALSSVSSFLGLAAIIGAFLAGMAFAEFKDTWPCEEKIGPITEFLTPFFFVFVGISVSLAAFGDVLILAIIITLLAIVTKFVGCGIGAKKLGGKSAAIIGVGMVPRGEVGLIVASIGLSMSIVELGVYNTIVFMSLATTLVAPPLLTYTFQRKLGKKCELAPPDE, encoded by the coding sequence ATGGCACAAGACTTCATACAGACGGTTCTGTTCCAGCTTTTTATGATCATCGTCTTGGTCGAAGTGGCCAAGATGATTTGTAACAGGGTCAAGGTCCCTACCGTCATCGGGGAGATCATGGTGGGTATCGTGATCGCCAATACGTTCCTGTATGAATTCATCAACCTGGGTTCGGATACCGAGGTCTTCGAGGTATTGAAAGAACTGGGTGTCATATTCCTTTTGTTCACTGTGGGCTTGGAAACACCGTTCAGCACCATTCGCAAGGTCGGTAAAACGGCAATATTGGTGGCAGTGTTCGGTGTGATCCTCCCGTTCTTCGTCGGATATGTTCTGATGGTCGGTCTCGGATACGGGACCGTCGAGGCCCTGTTCGTCGGAGCGGCAATGGTGGCCACCAGCGTAGGCATCACCGCCCGGGTCATCAAGGACATGAACCTCATGCACGCCATCGAGTCCCGGGTGATCATCGGGGCAGCGGTCATCGATGACATACTGGGCATGATCGTCCTTGCCGTAGTGGTAGGCATCGCTGGCGGTGGAGCCCTGGACATAGTCCAGGTGGGTGTGGTCTCCTTCGAGGCGGTGCTGTTCGTCCTGGCGGTCATATTCATAGGCTCCTTGTTACTGCCAAAAGTGATGAAGAAAAGGAACGAAAAGAAGGCCACCCAAGTATGTACCGCCGAGAGAAGGACGAGAGGCATCAGCCCCTTGCCCCTGGCGCTCATCATCTGCTTCGCCCTCTCATCAGTATCCTCGTTCCTCGGGCTGGCAGCCATCATAGGCGCTTTCCTGGCCGGTATGGCCTTCGCGGAGTTCAAGGATACCTGGCCCTGTGAGGAGAAGATAGGGCCCATCACCGAGTTCCTGACCCCGTTCTTCTTCGTGTTCGTAGGAATCAGCGTGTCCCTGGCGGCGTTCGGTGACGTGTTGATACTGGCGATCATCATCACACTGCTAGCCATAGTCACCAAGTTCGTCGGCTGTGGAATAGGGGCCAAGAAGCTGGGAGGAAAGTCGGCTGCCATCATCGGTGTGGGCATGGTCCCCAGGGGTGAGGTGGGTCTTATCGTTGCCAGCATCGGACTGAGCATGTCAATCGTGGAGCTGGGGGTCTATAACACCATCGTGTTCATGTCCCTGGCGACAACATTGGTAGCTCCGCCGTTATTGACTTACACCTTCCAGAGGAAGCTAGGCAAGAAATGTGAATTGGCCCCACCAGATGAGTGA
- a CDS encoding inorganic diphosphatase has protein sequence MSLWKKVPSGRNPPEIINVIIETPKDSKNKYEVSKEFDCMLLDRVLHSSVVFPLAYGLIPRTFYDDGDPLDAMVLISEPTFPGCVVEARPIGVLEMSDEKGQDDKILTVACGDPKNNQYFELEDIPQHYLDEISEFFKTYKRLEEKKSTNVIGWQGRARATEIISDSLTLFRNKFGYK, from the coding sequence ATGTCACTATGGAAGAAGGTCCCCTCGGGACGCAATCCACCCGAGATCATCAATGTCATCATCGAGACCCCTAAGGACAGCAAGAACAAGTACGAGGTGTCCAAGGAGTTCGACTGCATGTTGCTGGACCGCGTACTGCATTCTAGCGTAGTTTTCCCGTTGGCCTACGGGCTCATCCCCCGCACCTTCTACGACGACGGGGATCCACTGGACGCCATGGTGCTCATCAGTGAGCCGACCTTCCCCGGCTGCGTGGTCGAGGCTCGCCCCATCGGTGTGCTGGAGATGAGCGACGAGAAGGGACAGGACGACAAGATCCTAACGGTGGCTTGCGGTGACCCCAAGAACAACCAATATTTCGAGCTGGAGGACATTCCTCAGCATTATCTGGATGAGATATCCGAGTTCTTCAAGACCTATAAAAGGCTGGAGGAGAAGAAGAGCACCAACGTCATCGGTTGGCAGGGCCGTGCCCGCGCCACCGAGATCATCTCCGATTCCCTGACCCTTTTCCGCAATAAGTTCGGTTACAAATAG
- a CDS encoding DUF2117 domain-containing protein, whose amino-acid sequence MDTGMRTAVVVHGPEAVDSGLALEVIRRAAMIGEVRARVGGATAVAAVIDSGLEDVIAHDSRELPSTAIRQMAAEADVVVLVNYGKDRDSALGFGRLVMTKVLPISAAVVQVDNGLSIIWSADDPLLHRILPLTIGEVLDLRGSVETADLTVRRLSGVRNGEFVWINGHVIGRALRDEVVLSQTPSGELRAEGLTIKPTGVERLGDFDIRTAIVRSGQVRRTSGRPRSLRSLGNAVCIIDHCAEESVFRCRDASYVVTVGDDTSKIASALLFRLGIPVIAITDGDEDGISKEEIFYPGSFLFRLEPGNDDLVGAEIKERCFAHADRIPLSMKIEEMAALVRTVSGKRLLWERVF is encoded by the coding sequence ATGGATACTGGCATGAGAACGGCCGTGGTGGTCCATGGACCTGAGGCGGTGGACAGCGGGCTGGCCTTGGAGGTCATTCGGCGCGCCGCAATGATAGGTGAGGTCAGAGCCCGGGTCGGTGGAGCTACGGCGGTGGCGGCGGTCATAGATTCCGGTCTGGAGGACGTGATCGCCCATGATTCCCGCGAACTGCCCTCGACGGCCATCAGGCAGATGGCCGCGGAGGCGGACGTCGTGGTGCTGGTCAATTACGGCAAGGACCGTGACTCCGCGCTCGGCTTCGGCCGTTTGGTGATGACCAAGGTCCTGCCGATATCCGCCGCGGTGGTCCAGGTGGACAATGGTCTGAGCATTATCTGGTCTGCTGACGACCCCTTGCTGCACCGCATCCTCCCCTTGACGATAGGTGAGGTCCTGGACCTCCGAGGGTCCGTAGAGACCGCCGACCTTACTGTCAGGCGGTTGAGCGGCGTCAGGAACGGTGAGTTCGTCTGGATCAACGGTCACGTGATCGGTCGGGCCTTGAGAGATGAGGTGGTACTGTCCCAAACCCCTTCCGGGGAATTGAGGGCCGAGGGATTGACCATCAAACCTACGGGGGTGGAGCGTCTGGGCGATTTCGATATCCGCACGGCGATCGTCCGCAGCGGTCAGGTCCGTCGGACCAGTGGTCGGCCGCGCAGTCTTCGTTCTCTCGGGAACGCGGTCTGCATCATCGACCATTGCGCCGAGGAATCGGTCTTCCGATGCCGGGACGCCTCCTATGTGGTCACGGTAGGCGACGATACCAGCAAGATCGCTTCGGCCCTGCTGTTCCGATTGGGGATACCGGTCATCGCCATCACCGACGGCGACGAGGACGGCATATCGAAGGAGGAGATATTCTATCCAGGGTCGTTCCTCTTCCGCCTGGAACCTGGAAATGATGATCTAGTAGGCGCCGAGATCAAAGAACGCTGTTTCGCACATGCGGATCGCATCCCGCTTTCGATGAAAATTGAGGAGATGGCCGCCCTGGTGCGTACAGTGAGCGGAAAGAGGTTGTTGTGGGAAAGGGTTTTCTGA
- a CDS encoding ferritin family protein, with the protein MMSKLPIDLTNVKEDHLDREILRAAIIAELDAVSLYEQMAAMTNDHKIKRILLDVAKEEKTHVGEFQTLLLLIDHEQSEEMEEGRKEVEKELS; encoded by the coding sequence ATGATGTCAAAACTGCCTATTGATCTGACGAACGTCAAAGAAGACCATCTGGACCGGGAGATATTGCGGGCGGCGATCATCGCCGAGCTGGACGCGGTGAGCCTGTACGAGCAGATGGCGGCCATGACCAACGATCACAAGATCAAGCGGATCCTTTTGGACGTGGCCAAGGAGGAGAAGACCCACGTGGGCGAGTTCCAAACATTGCTGCTGCTCATCGACCATGAACAGAGCGAGGAGATGGAAGAGGGAAGGAAAGAGGTGGAGAAGGAGCTGAGCTGA
- a CDS encoding NifB/NifX family molybdenum-iron cluster-binding protein: MAGKSKKIGDERPCRLAVTSKTDSLQGEIASIARSSFFIIFEGDPKNHLVMENLVKRAGSESGVRVAKELTDQKVDVVITGTIGPRAYKQLESAGVKVHAGCEGKVGDILEKCLKGKLPVCKKATYGGYLGI, from the coding sequence ATGGCAGGAAAGAGTAAGAAGATCGGCGATGAGAGGCCTTGCCGCTTAGCGGTGACCTCCAAGACCGATAGTCTTCAAGGAGAGATCGCTTCCATAGCCAGGAGCTCTTTCTTCATAATTTTCGAAGGGGACCCCAAGAACCATCTGGTCATGGAGAACCTGGTAAAGAGGGCGGGAAGCGAATCGGGTGTCCGGGTAGCGAAGGAGCTTACCGATCAAAAGGTGGACGTAGTGATCACTGGAACCATCGGACCCCGGGCGTACAAGCAGTTGGAGTCCGCAGGGGTGAAAGTGCACGCTGGTTGCGAAGGCAAGGTCGGTGACATACTGGAAAAATGCCTGAAAGGTAAACTGCCAGTGTGTAAAAAGGCCACCTATGGTGGATATCTAGGCATCTGA
- a CDS encoding ATP-binding cassette domain-containing protein yields MADTGEVVIDVKGLVRKYQSSSGIFHQKKKETLAVDHIDLEVRRGELFGLLGPNGAGKTTTIKVLTTLLLPTEGSVKILGYDVVKQSMEVRKRIGLILGGERGLYYRITARQNLRYFADIYGVPIGIRDKRIAEVLEKVDLTDKADTRVEDYSRGMKQRLHIAKGIVHDPELIFMDELTIGLDPQAARDARDMAKALVTEGKTILLTTHYMYEADELCDRIGVITKGKIVAMNTPEALKSLVRDTSVIEVEGFGITNDDLESLKGLDGVRTVSANMCEDKQTMRVQVSDPSGMLPKVTHLLEDRKVIGMRVKEPTLEDAYLWLVREDA; encoded by the coding sequence ATGGCCGACACGGGGGAAGTGGTCATCGACGTCAAGGGTCTGGTGCGTAAGTACCAAAGCAGTTCTGGCATCTTTCATCAGAAGAAGAAGGAGACCCTGGCCGTGGACCACATAGATCTGGAAGTGAGGCGTGGCGAGCTGTTCGGGCTGCTCGGCCCCAATGGCGCCGGGAAGACCACCACCATCAAGGTCCTGACCACCCTGCTGCTCCCAACAGAAGGCAGCGTGAAGATACTGGGCTACGATGTTGTCAAACAATCCATGGAAGTACGAAAACGCATCGGGCTGATATTGGGTGGTGAGCGGGGGCTCTACTACCGCATAACGGCGCGTCAGAACCTGAGGTACTTCGCGGACATCTATGGTGTTCCAATAGGGATCAGGGACAAGAGGATAGCGGAGGTTCTGGAAAAGGTCGACCTGACCGATAAGGCCGACACCCGGGTGGAGGACTACTCCCGGGGCATGAAGCAGCGCCTGCACATCGCCAAAGGCATCGTTCACGATCCAGAGCTCATTTTCATGGACGAACTGACCATTGGTCTGGACCCGCAGGCGGCCCGCGACGCCAGGGATATGGCGAAGGCCCTTGTGACCGAGGGCAAGACCATACTCTTGACGACGCACTATATGTACGAGGCCGATGAGCTGTGCGATCGCATCGGGGTCATCACCAAGGGGAAGATCGTGGCCATGAACACTCCTGAGGCCCTCAAGTCCCTGGTGCGGGACACCTCGGTCATAGAGGTGGAGGGGTTCGGCATCACCAATGACGACCTGGAATCCCTGAAGGGACTGGACGGTGTGCGCACCGTTTCGGCCAACATGTGCGAGGACAAGCAGACCATGAGGGTTCAGGTAAGCGACCCATCGGGCATGCTTCCCAAGGTCACCCATCTGCTGGAGGATCGGAAGGTCATCGGCATGAGGGTCAAGGAACCGACGTTGGAGGACGCCTACCTCTGGTTGGTGAGGGAAGATGCCTAG
- a CDS encoding ABC transporter permease: MPRLRALTASFRHQAAIFWAEPQWIVPNIIAPFVLAMVVLMLFREPSPEALLYAVLGGGMMGMWGNTLYASGFSIQSDRWWGTVDAIFAAPSSLIWIIGGRTIWHALIGIINGLFVLVVAVLIFQMPFVVADMPQFLLAFMLTLLSLAALGMLFSAAFVLTRSAQVLTNGLEYPIYVGTGSMFPIALLPFWTNPLSLSLAPTWGIDAIRYAALDGYPHGFSAGYWGDLLALALLSLFYLTVSIWLYKAVDKRARKTANLMRY, translated from the coding sequence ATGCCTAGATTGCGAGCGCTGACCGCCTCCTTCCGCCATCAGGCCGCGATCTTCTGGGCCGAACCGCAGTGGATTGTACCTAACATCATCGCCCCTTTCGTACTGGCCATGGTGGTCTTGATGTTGTTCAGGGAACCAAGCCCAGAAGCCCTCCTCTACGCCGTTCTGGGGGGAGGGATGATGGGGATGTGGGGGAACACGCTGTACGCTTCCGGGTTCTCCATCCAGTCGGACCGCTGGTGGGGCACGGTGGATGCCATATTCGCGGCGCCCAGCTCTCTGATATGGATAATCGGCGGCCGGACCATCTGGCACGCCCTCATCGGCATCATCAACGGATTGTTCGTGCTGGTGGTGGCGGTGTTGATATTTCAGATGCCTTTCGTGGTGGCAGATATGCCACAGTTCCTGCTGGCCTTCATGCTCACGCTGCTTTCCCTGGCCGCCCTGGGCATGCTTTTCAGCGCTGCCTTCGTGCTGACCCGCTCAGCCCAGGTGCTGACCAACGGCCTGGAGTACCCGATATACGTGGGGACGGGAAGCATGTTCCCCATCGCGCTATTGCCATTCTGGACCAACCCGCTCTCCTTGAGCCTGGCGCCCACCTGGGGGATAGATGCCATAAGATACGCCGCGCTCGATGGTTACCCTCATGGTTTTTCCGCTGGCTACTGGGGAGACCTGCTGGCATTGGCACTGCTATCGCTATTCTATCTGACCGTGTCGATCTGGCTCTATAAGGCGGTGGACAAGAGGGCCAGGAAGACCGCCAACCTCATGAGGTATTGA
- a CDS encoding ABC transporter permease produces MTDYVSNPFRVFWSSAVLAKRALFAWLNPAMWATQLFGMSLFQIAFFVYVATFVNNAEVTVEFVAIGNALQSLAIVSIFAVCNITGEEKNQGTIENLLVSPANRFSVFVGRAMFQIVNGIATVVIAFFYAAFIFNVDFSHANLVGLALVILITTFAMTGFGLMLSSLGLFLRTSMIIANVFLFIGLLVCGVNFPVSYLPAYIQPISYAIPMTYGTEAARMAVSGASLGEMSGVLGMEALVGFLVMIAGYLMFRGFEHLARSKGTLDRF; encoded by the coding sequence TTGACCGATTATGTGAGCAATCCTTTTAGGGTGTTCTGGAGCTCGGCGGTATTGGCCAAGCGTGCGTTGTTCGCCTGGTTGAACCCTGCTATGTGGGCCACACAGCTCTTCGGCATGTCCCTCTTCCAGATCGCCTTCTTCGTCTATGTCGCTACCTTCGTCAATAACGCCGAGGTCACCGTGGAGTTCGTGGCCATCGGCAACGCCCTGCAATCTTTGGCCATAGTGAGCATCTTCGCCGTGTGCAACATCACCGGGGAGGAGAAGAACCAGGGGACGATCGAGAACTTGTTGGTCTCCCCGGCGAACCGTTTCTCCGTTTTCGTTGGCAGAGCTATGTTCCAGATCGTGAACGGCATAGCCACGGTGGTCATCGCCTTCTTCTATGCGGCGTTCATCTTCAACGTGGACTTCTCCCACGCCAACCTGGTCGGGTTAGCCCTGGTCATCCTGATAACCACTTTCGCCATGACCGGTTTCGGATTGATGCTCAGCTCGCTGGGATTGTTTCTGCGCACCTCCATGATCATCGCCAATGTGTTCCTGTTCATCGGCCTGCTGGTATGCGGGGTCAATTTCCCCGTTTCGTACCTGCCGGCATACATCCAACCGATATCCTACGCCATTCCCATGACCTATGGCACGGAGGCCGCCAGGATGGCGGTGTCGGGAGCATCGTTAGGAGAGATGTCAGGGGTGCTGGGAATGGAAGCTCTAGTCGGCTTCCTGGTCATGATAGCGGGTTACCTGATGTTCCGCGGGTTCGAGCACCTCGCCCGGAGCAAAGGTACATTGGACCGGTTCTAG
- a CDS encoding formyltransferase family protein, whose translation MTKSIGWFTTGRGPGSLSLFSMMMSKIKSGEIDANLSFVFVNREVKGNHCRAKLISMAEEDGIPVIILPSDGFRSDLRQNNMSAWRDAYGTAMRDQLSRYDMDFGVLAGYMLILDPKTCQQYDIINLHPALPNTYQGTWEEIVRRVALGEDKTYGAMVHICTPELDRGETVAYDEFDISDMRKTYRSPDELSKAIRAMGVRREAPLLMETIRSIVDGDVIIRDGEVLDRNGTKGKRHRCLSRTIDEQLN comes from the coding sequence ATGACGAAGAGCATTGGTTGGTTCACCACCGGTAGGGGTCCAGGCTCCCTGAGCTTGTTCTCGATGATGATGTCCAAGATAAAAAGCGGGGAGATCGATGCTAATCTGTCATTTGTTTTCGTTAATCGTGAGGTCAAGGGGAACCATTGCCGTGCTAAGCTCATATCCATGGCCGAAGAGGATGGTATTCCGGTTATCATTCTGCCATCGGACGGTTTTCGATCCGATCTTAGACAGAATAACATGAGCGCTTGGAGAGACGCATATGGTACGGCGATGAGAGACCAGCTCTCCCGATATGATATGGACTTCGGTGTTTTGGCCGGTTATATGCTCATTTTGGACCCCAAGACCTGCCAGCAGTACGACATCATCAATCTCCACCCGGCGCTCCCGAACACCTATCAGGGGACGTGGGAGGAGATCGTTCGCCGTGTGGCCTTGGGTGAGGATAAGACATACGGAGCCATGGTCCACATATGCACCCCGGAGCTGGACCGCGGTGAGACCGTGGCCTATGACGAGTTCGATATCAGCGACATGCGGAAGACATATCGTTCTCCGGACGAGCTATCGAAGGCCATCCGGGCCATGGGGGTCCGCAGGGAGGCTCCGCTCCTGATGGAGACGATCCGGTCGATCGTCGATGGCGATGTGATCATCAGGGATGGTGAGGTCCTCGATCGCAATGGCACTAAAGGCAAAAGGCACCGTTGCTTATCTCGGACCATCGATGAACAGTTGAACTGA